The DNA region ACACGGCGAGGAGCGCAACGGCCGCAAGCGCCACCAGCAGGTCGCCCCATGCGCCGGGGACGCGGCCATTGTTTTCGCCGCAACCCAACACCAACTGGGGTTTGCCGACCGCCATTTCTTCCAGCAAGTCCGCCTTGACGTCTTGTTCCGCCACGAAGCCGGCGAGTTGCAGCGCACCGAATTGGTCGCCTTCCCTCAGCGGCTGGGAGCAGGACGTGTGAAACTGCACGAACTGCAAGAGATTGCCGTCGATGTCGTAGATGAACACGCGCGTATCGCCGCGCAGGCGCGCCAGGTCCGTATTGTCCGCATCGATGTCGAAAGCCTGCCCGAGGGCGACTTCGCCGTCGAAGAAGATACGGGCCTTATCGTGGCTCGGGTCGTCCTTATCCGTGGCGATGATTCGCACGACACCCATAAGAGCCGGATCGCCACTGCAGATGACCTTCCCGGGTTCCTGCGCGTGGTCCGATGCCGCGCAACTCTCGCCAGTATACACCATCGTCAGTTTCCTCGGCTTTCCTTCGTCACAGTACTGCCCGGACACCGGCGGGTCCTCCGGCTCGTCGAGCGGGCACAGCAGACCGCCATTGCGGCTGTACCCCTCAACGACGAGGAAATCGCCGCGCACCAGTCCCGGCCCGATGGGTTGCGAGCAACTGGTGTGGATCTTCGCGTTAAGCGCGCCATTGACGAAGACCGAAATTTCCGGTCCGAGCGTGCCATGCTTGTCGACGCCGTTCACCGTGAAGAGGTCGCCAGGCTGCACCACGCCGGAGAAAGCCGTCGCGGTCTTTCCTTCTTTCTTCTGTTTTACTTCGATTGACGCACCCGTCGCGTCGCCGAGATACTGCAGCGTCAGTTGCGTCACCTTCCCGTCGCACGGGCCGCAATCCTCTTCTTGAGGCGGTATGAGCGCGAGCCCGGCAACGCACCAGGTCATCGATGCCGGGTTCAAGTCGGTTCCGTCGCTCTCAGACAGCAATTGCATGCTGACGAAATCCGCGCCCGCGGGCACCAGGACCTCCAGCACCTGCGAATCCCACTCCGGTCCGTCGAGGCTGGTGAACAGATTCGTGAACCGCTGGGTCAGGCCGCCGCTGATGATTTCCGTGACGTTCGGGCGCGTGTCACCCACGCTGCCGACGAGCACAGGCACTTCGGCAATCCGGTCATGCGATGCAGGCTCGAAGGTGAAGACCACCGGGGCCGTCGTGTCGAGCGGCGGGTCCAGCCGCCAATAGGCGAGGTCCTGTCCGTCCAGCAGCTGCAGTTCGCGGCCGGTCCCGTCATCGTAAAGGACGAGCACGCCCGCGCCGGTCGTGCGGAAACTGCTTTCCAGACCCGAAATCTCCAAGGCATTGCCGCCCGGGCCAACCAGGCCAAGGTCCGTGATATCCGCCCGGAACGTCTCAAAATACACGACCGAGAAGAAGTTCGTAGGGCCGCCAACGGCATCGCCCGCCACTTCCACCCCGTTAACTACCGCAGTTGCGTCGGGTCCTGTCTGCGGGTAATGTTCAGAAACCCAATACAGCAAGACCTGTTGAACGACCGCGTTCTGCGGGACGGCCACGAAGATCGTCGCGGGCTGCGGGACCCCCATCAATCCTGTGCCGCCCACCGCAAATCCGGAACCGGCCGCAAGTGGAATGGACGGCATACCGAGCGCTTCCGTGCCGTCTGCGCTTGCTATCTCCGTCGCGGCAACCAGCGCCAATGCCGCCAGCAGTTGAAATCGAAAACAGCCTTTCCGTTTCATTCTCTTAACCTCTCCCTTCCTGAATGCCTAAAATAGAAACCCTTGAGTCTCGCGGACACGCCACAGTGCGCATCCGCGGCTCAAATACTGCCAGATTTTTGACGCAAGCGGCATGCCAAAAATGGCAAAATCTTGACAGTGATCTTCTAAGTGACTCTCCTGCAATTGGTTACGAAAATCGACCACTGAAATCCTCCCGGGCTGTATTCGGGCGCATCTGTCGAATTGCGGAGATTCTCGCGGAGTCTCGGGGAAATTTCCGCAATACCGGGTCAAGACGGAGTACGTTGGGAAGACCCGGTACCAGATGGAGGGCGGTCGTGTTATGATTTCGTTTGGAATTCCGGGAGTGGTCAGGAGTGCTTCACGTGTCTATCCGGCTCAAGATCATCGGTATCGCGGTGCTGACGATTGCGCTCTACGGGGGGCTGGATTTTTTGCTGCAACGGACGGTGATTCAACCGAGTTTCAAGGAACTGGAGCGAGAACAAGCACGGCGGGACATGGCACGCTGTGTGCAGGCGTTGCGGCGAGAAGCCCAGCACTTGAGTCAATTCTGTCTTGACTGGTCGGCCCGGGACGACACGTACGACTACGCGGCAGCGCCGGCCGCGGTCTATGAGGAACGCAACCTGACCGCGGAGACTTTCAGGGACAATAAGCTGAATCTGCTCTACATCGTGCATGCTTCCGGGAAGGTGATATGGGGGGATGTCTATGACCTTGAGTCCGAACAGCCCATCTCGCTGCCGGACTTCTCGAGGACTTCATGGGGGAGCGGCCATCCGCTCTTGCGGCATGCGAAGGCTGAAAGCACCATCTCGGGCATCCTTCTGACCAGTCGCGGCCCCATGCTGGTGGCGTCGCAGCCCATCGTGCGCGGCGACCTGAGTGGGGAAATCCAAGGCGCGGTGGTCATGGGCCGGTTTCTGGATGAGGCGTACCTGGGTCTGCTGTCGGAGCAGACGCAGGTGCGGATGCGGCTAGTCCCGCTGGATGCGGCGCCGCCTTCGCAAGACGCCCCTGCGACACTGCGGCTTGCTCTGCAGGGCCCGTTCGACATTCGAGAGGCAGGTCAACGCCTGGAAGTGGCGGCGGTTATTCCCGATGCCTATGGCAAGCCTGCATTTCGTCTGCTTTCGGAGACGCCCCGGGAGACGATGGCGGAAGGGGCGGCGGCCATGCGCCTCCACGCGTTGGGCGCTGTCGCCTCCGGGCTGCTGGTGCTGTTGCTGTTGCTGCTGCTGCTGCGCCAGTTGGTCATCGACCCGCTTTCTCGCGTGACGGCGCACGTGGGCCGCATTGCGGAGAGCGGCGAGTTGTTGACGGCAGCGGATGCGGGGCGTTTGGACGAATTCGGGCAGTTGTCGCAAGCCTTCAATCGTATGGTCGAACGGTTGCGCCACGACAACGAAGTCCGCGCGCAAGCGCAAGACGCGTTACGCGAAAGCGAACAACGTTTCCAGAACCTGTTGACGTCCCTGGATGATGTAGTCTGGTCCGCGACGTTGGACGCGGGCTCATTGCTCTATATGAATCCCGCGGCGGAGGTGCTGTTCGGGCGCCCCCCCGCCGAACTGGGGCAGCATATGGATGCCTTCGCGCGCTACGTCCACCCGGATTATCGCGACGTGGTGGCGGAAAAACGCTGCTTCTTGCGTGCGTCGGACCACGTGGAGATGGAATACCCGATCATCCGGGCCAGCGGCGAGGTCCGGTGGGTCCGCGACCGGCGCACCGTGGTCAGCGACGAGCGCGGGCGGCGCCTGCGCATCGTCGGCGTGCTGAGCGATATCACGGACCTGAAACTCATGTACGAGACGATGAGCCGCAACCGGCACCTTGCCGAACTCGGGGAAGCGGGCGCGTCGGTGGCGCATGAAATCCGCAATCCCCTGGCGGGAATCAGCGGGGCGCTGCAAGTCATACGGACCAGCCTGCCGGCCGAGGACCCGCGGCGCGAGGCAATCCGGGAAGCGCTCGAGCAAGTCGCGCGTGTCGAAAAATCCGTGCAGCAGCTGCTACTCTATTCACGGCCATGGGAGCCGAAATGGCGCCGGGAAGAGGTGCGCGCGTGGTTGCGCGGCGTCTGCGCGGCCATCCGCGACCGGCACGGTCTTCGGGACGGCGATATCGTCGTGGCGGAGGGTCCTGACTTCAGCGCATCCTTCGACCCCGCGCTGATGGAGCAAGTGCTGGAAAACTTGGTCCAGAACGCGCATCAGGCCATGCCGGGCGGCGGCCGCGTCACGATTGAGGCGACGGAGACGGGCGCGGGTTTCCGGGTCGAGGTGCGCGACTTCGGGCCCGGCATAGCCGAGGCCGATTTGCCGCACATTTTCGAGCCCTTCTTTACGACGAAGGCCCGGGGTACCGGGCTCGGTCTCTCGATTTGCCGCCGCATCCTGGAGGCGCACGGTGGCTCCATCCAAGCGGTGAATATCGACGGCGGCGGCACGAAAGTGGTTCTGCAACTGCCAGGACGGGAACAACCATGAACGCGCGAATCCTCGTGGTCGATGACGAGAAGCTCATCCGCTGGTCCTTGCGGGAACGGCTCACCGCGGACGGGCATGAAATGCTGGAAGCGGGCGATATGGCGACCGCGCTGAGCCTGCTGCGGGACCACCCGGTGGACCTCGCGCTCATCGACCTCCGATTGCCCGACGGCGACGGCATTCACCTCATGCGTCAGGCGCTCCGGTTGCGGCCGGACCTGACGGTCTTGATCATTACGGCCCACTCGTCGATCCAGAACGCGGTCGATGCCATGAAATCCGGCGCGTACGACTACGTGAGCAAGCCGTTCGACATGGATGAACTTTCCTTCGCGGTCCGCCGGGCCATCGAGAATCAGGCGCTGCGCCGGACCCTGTCCGCGGAAATCGACCAGAAGAAGAAACGGTTCGGCATCGCGAGCCTGATCGGGGACAGCGGGAAATCGCGCGCCATCAAGGACATCGTCTGCCGGGTCGCGGCGAGCGATTCGACGACGGTGCTGCTGCTGGGCGAAACGGGCAGCGGCAAGGACATGATCGCGCGGGCCATCCACTACGAGTCGGCGCGCGTCGAGAAGCCGTTCATGAATATCACCTGCACGGCCATGCCGGAAACGCTCATCGAATCGGAACTGTTCGGGTACGAAGAGGGGGCCTTCACGAACGCCAAGGGCCAGAAGGCGGGCCTGTTCGAGCTTGCCCATAACGGGACGGTATTCCTCGACGAGATCGGCGACATGCCGGCTCACCTGCAGGCCAAGCTGTTGCGGGTCCTCGAAGACAAGACCTTCCGCCGCATCGGCGGCACGGGGGACATCCACGTGGATTGCCGGGTGATTGCGGCGACAAACCGCGACCTGGCGCACATGATCGAGGAGGGAAAATTCCGGGAGGATTTGTATTACCGGTTGAGCACCGTTCCGATCCTGCTGCCGCCATTACGCGAACGGGCAGAGGACATACCGCAGCTGGCGGCCCACTTTCTCGAAGTCTATAGCCGGAAACTCGGGCGGATGTTCGACGGGTTTTCGGAGGCCGCGATGAACAAGCTGCTCGCCTATTGCTGGCCGGGGAATGTGCGCGAACTGCGCAATGTCATCGAGCGCGCCGTGCTGCTCAGCCTTGGCGAAACCATCGGCGAGCACGACGTTGTCCTGGGCCGGGCCGAAGGCGCCGCCCATGCGCGAAAATACCCCGTAATCCTGCCGCCGGGCGGCGTGAAACTCAGCGAAGTCGAGCAATGCCTCGTGGAACAGGCCCTGGAGCGGACCGGGGGCAATCAGACCCAGGCCGCAGCCCTGCTGGGCATCTCGCGCGACCAAATGCGCTACAAGCTTGAGAAGTATCACGTCGAGACGGAGTAGGACCGGCTTCTTGCCCGGCCGCCCCGCCGAATTTCCCCAATGGGTGCGTGATTTTCCCCAGTCTCACGTCTTCAGCGCCGCCCGCCTCTTGTTGTAAGTAATTGATTTACAGGTATTTAAGACGGAGCGTATCCCCTGCAAACGTCATGGCACGACATTTGCCAATATATGTCGGCGCGCTTTGCGCATACCGATGGAGAGCGGGTTATGAGTAGACCGGAAGCCTTGAAGCGTAACGACGCGGGCATGACGCTTATCGAACTCATGTTTGCCTGCGGCATTCTCGCGCTGGCCTTTTCCATGATTTTCGGTTCGCTGATCAGCATGTCCGTTCTGGGCCGGGTCGCGGAAAGCCGGACGCAGGCGGCCACGGTTCTGGCCAGCGTGATGGAGGAAATAAGGGGGATCCCGTTTGACGATGTGCTGCAATACACGCCGCCGGATTTTGAAGGTCCCGGGGTGGGCCACAGCATCACGGTGGAATGCGCGGCCGCGGGCGGCTCCGAAGGCGAGGGCCCCGCGATGGTGGCGTTGCCGCTGGCCGCGGATTTCGGCGGGAAGTTGACGAATCCGCTCGAAGTGCGGGTGACCATTACGTGGCGCGAAACAAGCGGCCATACGTTTCGCGCCTCGGCCTCGGTGCTGAAGGAGAAATGATATGCGGAACGCAGGCATGACCTTGCTTGAAATCATGTTCGCCGTGGCCATTTTCACGGTGATCATGGGCGCGTTGTTTGGCATGGCCCTGAGCTTCGGCGAGACGGCTACGGTCCAGAACGAGAAGGCCACGGCGCACGACGAGGCGCGCCGGGCGCTCCAGGCGCTGGTCCCGGACCTGCACCAGGCGGCGCGTTCCTCCATCAATTGGGCGGAACTGCCCGGCGAGTCGCTGACTTATCGCGTTGCGGCGGACGTAGACGGAAACGGCGCCGCCGTGAATAGCAGCAACCGTCTGGAGTTGAGTGCGCCCCGCGTGATTCAACGGGACTTGGAGGACTTGAACGGGGACGGGCTTACGGCAGGCCAGCTGATAGCGGTCAGCGGCGGCGCGATGCGCGTCCTGGCCAACAATGTCTCGCCCGAATCGGAGCAGGCGAACGCGGACGGCGTTTTTGGAGACAGCGAGGACACCAACGGCAACGGTTTCCAGGACCGCGGCATCTGGTTCGAGCCCTGGGGCCGCGGATTACGCGTGACGATTCAGACGCAAGGGGAAGACCGGCGCGGCCGTCCGCTGCGCGTCACCTTGCAGGAAGTCGTCTTTCCGAGGAATTAGCCTATGAATACTCATACTCCCATGCTCACCCAAAGACCGTCACATAAACAGGCACAGGAAGGCATGGCGCTGCTTATTGCGCTCTTCTTCGTCTCGGTGGCGCTCGTGCTGCTGGGCGGCATCGCCGTGCGCATGATCAATCAGCGCACGCAGGTGGACCATTACGAGGCGCACAAGAGTTGTTTCCTCGGGCTTGAAACGGCCTATAGCCAGTGCCGCTACGAACTCGAACTCGCGGAGGACGGCTTCATCGGACTCGATTCCTGGATACCGCCGTCGCCCGGCGCGTTGCCCTCTTTCGATGACTCGGGGGTTACCCCCGCGGCGCTGCCTTCCATGCCCGGCGTCGAGTATATGGCCATGGCCGAGCAGTGGGGTGATGACGGCAAGGACAACAACGGCGACGGCGCCGTGGATGATGGCGCCGAGCAATGGATGTACACCATTCATGGCTGGGCGCGGGTGGACGAAAAGGTGCGTCAGGTCGAGGCGATCGTTGCGGCCACGGACGTAAACGTGTGGCGCAACGCCATCTTCGGCGGCGCGGGCATGGCGGGCGGCACCATCAACGGCAACGTCAGCATTCATGGTTCGGTGCATATCCTGGGGGATGCGGTGCTGGAAGGCGGCACGAGCATCGCCGCGATTGACCTCAGCGGCACCAGTCTTATTCACAACAATTACGATGGCGTGCCGGCGGACTTGCTCGCACGGGTGCCGCCCCTGGCGAAACGCGAGTGGAACGGCGAGAGCGACATAGAAACGCTGGACGCCAGCCTGCGCGTGAAACACGGGCGCGTGGGCATGTCGGGCAATTCGGAAGTGGGGTCGGCCGACACGTTCGGCAACGGCTTCAAGGAAACGATGGACGGCACGTACATCAACGATGGCTGGACGGGAAATGCGGTCGTGCCGGACGGCGACCGGGGTGATCCGACTAGTGTCTGGAGCGATAACGGCTGGGACGACCTCTACGACTGCGGCGACAGGGTGTCTTTTCCCCTCTTGACGGATGACTGGCGCGCGCCGCTCACGGGGGCGCGCGTGACGAACCCCGCAACCGGCGACTGGTACTCGCATCAGGACTATTTCGACCAGGTGCTGGTCGCGGCGGCCGACAACCCGGGCGACGGCGTGTACGTGGGCGACATCGACCTGTACACGATGGGAAGCCACTTCTACTGGAACGCGACCACCGGCACGAAACTGGTGGGTTCCTTGCCCGCGACGCCCCCCGGCCCGAACGACGACTACATCCTTTTCAACAAAGACACGGACGTGCTCCGGATCAACGGGCAGATCACGGTGCGCGGCAATGTGATCATGCAGGGCAAGGGCAACCAGACGACGATCAACTACAGCGGCCGCGGCGCGATTCTGGTGCATGGGGACGTCACGTTGGACACAAGCCTGCTGACCTGCAACAACGGAAACCCTGCTTCCACGGCGAACAGCTTTCCCGTGTCCAATATCATCGGTATCATGGCGGAGGACGACATGGTGGTGGGTTCGGTCGCGCAGGTGTCGCTCATGGGCGCATTCTACGCGCAAGACCAGATTGTAACCGCGAAACAGACGCACGTGATGGGCACGTTCGTGTCCAGTTATTTCAACATGGGCACCAATGTGCCGAACATCTACCAGGTCCCCAGCCTCGCGGACAATCTGCCGCTCGGCATGATCGGCAATTTCCCCATACTCTCGTTCAAGCAGATTTCCTGGCGTGAAATCGGAGTGGCGCTATGATTTTCTTCCAGGCAGGCGGTCGAACGGCGACAGCAGGCATTCTGGCGCTGTTTTCCGTGGCGGTCTCGGCAATCGTGCTGAGCGGCTGCGGCGGCAAGCCGGGCGAACCGCAGCAGCGCGGCGGCACGGTCCGCCCCGGGTTCGTGCCGCAACAGGTGGACGCACAGGGCGCGCCCGCCGATTTCCCGGCGCCGCCGGAACGGCTCACGCCGCAGGACGAGGCGCGCAACACCATCGAAGAGTATACGCGGCAAATCGAGGCGGAGCCGGACAATCCGGACACTCCGGCGCGGCTTATGGCGATGGGCAATCTCTACAAACAGAAGCTGCTTGATTTCGAGCAGGCCGCCGTTCAGTACCGCGAACTGACGGCGCGTTTTCCGGACTACCCGCAAGTTGGCCTGGCCTATATCGAGTTGGCGGATTGCCTCGAAAAACTGAACGACTGGCGCTCCGCGCAGTTGGTCTATCGCGAGATGATGGAACACTTTCCGCCGGATTCCCAGGAATACCTGTTCGCGCAGCAGAAACAGGGGCAATGATGCGACGGTCTCGCGCAACACGCGCCAGGGGTTGAGCAGACCGTTTCGCGCATCCGCGAACGTATTCACAATGACTCCTTGGGGTGTGCCGGCTTGCTGCCACGGTGGCCCGGGCGTCCCGCCCGTGCGGGTCAATCAAGGAGGTTTGCGCGCATAGGCAAGCTACCCATGCCACGGCGGCACGAGTGAGTTTCCTTTCGCCGCCCGGTTCTTGCCCTGTGCCGCATTGAACGCGCATACTATCGTTCTGCCCGCGTCGCAGTTGCGCGCGCGTGCCGGTGGAAAGGATGAATGCATGGTGGAACTTGGGGTGAATATCGATCACGTGGCTACGCTGCGCGAAGCGCGCAAGGGCGCCGCACCGGACGTCATTCTGGCGGCAAAGCTTTGCGAGATGGCGGGCGCGCACCAGATCACGGTGCATCTGCGCCAGGACCGGCGCCACATTCACGACCGGGACGTTGAAAACCTGCGCAGTGTGCTGCAAGTACGCATGAACCTGGAAATGGCCGCCGTGGACGAGATTATCGCGGTGGCTCACCGGCTCAAACCGCACACGGTCTGCCTGGTCCCGGAGAAGCGGGAGGAGGTCACGACGGAGGGCGGGCTGGACGTGGAGGCGCAACAGGACCGCCTCGCCGTGGTGGTGGCGGGCATGCACGCGCACGGGATCAAGGCCAGCATGTTCATCGATCCGGATGCGCGCC from Candidatus Hydrogenedentota bacterium includes:
- a CDS encoding PAS domain-containing protein produces the protein MLHVSIRLKIIGIAVLTIALYGGLDFLLQRTVIQPSFKELEREQARRDMARCVQALRREAQHLSQFCLDWSARDDTYDYAAAPAAVYEERNLTAETFRDNKLNLLYIVHASGKVIWGDVYDLESEQPISLPDFSRTSWGSGHPLLRHAKAESTISGILLTSRGPMLVASQPIVRGDLSGEIQGAVVMGRFLDEAYLGLLSEQTQVRMRLVPLDAAPPSQDAPATLRLALQGPFDIREAGQRLEVAAVIPDAYGKPAFRLLSETPRETMAEGAAAMRLHALGAVASGLLVLLLLLLLLRQLVIDPLSRVTAHVGRIAESGELLTAADAGRLDEFGQLSQAFNRMVERLRHDNEVRAQAQDALRESEQRFQNLLTSLDDVVWSATLDAGSLLYMNPAAEVLFGRPPAELGQHMDAFARYVHPDYRDVVAEKRCFLRASDHVEMEYPIIRASGEVRWVRDRRTVVSDERGRRLRIVGVLSDITDLKLMYETMSRNRHLAELGEAGASVAHEIRNPLAGISGALQVIRTSLPAEDPRREAIREALEQVARVEKSVQQLLLYSRPWEPKWRREEVRAWLRGVCAAIRDRHGLRDGDIVVAEGPDFSASFDPALMEQVLENLVQNAHQAMPGGGRVTIEATETGAGFRVEVRDFGPGIAEADLPHIFEPFFTTKARGTGLGLSICRRILEAHGGSIQAVNIDGGGTKVVLQLPGREQP
- a CDS encoding sigma-54-dependent Fis family transcriptional regulator — protein: MNARILVVDDEKLIRWSLRERLTADGHEMLEAGDMATALSLLRDHPVDLALIDLRLPDGDGIHLMRQALRLRPDLTVLIITAHSSIQNAVDAMKSGAYDYVSKPFDMDELSFAVRRAIENQALRRTLSAEIDQKKKRFGIASLIGDSGKSRAIKDIVCRVAASDSTTVLLLGETGSGKDMIARAIHYESARVEKPFMNITCTAMPETLIESELFGYEEGAFTNAKGQKAGLFELAHNGTVFLDEIGDMPAHLQAKLLRVLEDKTFRRIGGTGDIHVDCRVIAATNRDLAHMIEEGKFREDLYYRLSTVPILLPPLRERAEDIPQLAAHFLEVYSRKLGRMFDGFSEAAMNKLLAYCWPGNVRELRNVIERAVLLSLGETIGEHDVVLGRAEGAAHARKYPVILPPGGVKLSEVEQCLVEQALERTGGNQTQAAALLGISRDQMRYKLEKYHVETE
- a CDS encoding type II secretion system protein; this translates as MSRPEALKRNDAGMTLIELMFACGILALAFSMIFGSLISMSVLGRVAESRTQAATVLASVMEEIRGIPFDDVLQYTPPDFEGPGVGHSITVECAAAGGSEGEGPAMVALPLAADFGGKLTNPLEVRVTITWRETSGHTFRASASVLKEK
- a CDS encoding prepilin-type N-terminal cleavage/methylation domain-containing protein, producing the protein MRNAGMTLLEIMFAVAIFTVIMGALFGMALSFGETATVQNEKATAHDEARRALQALVPDLHQAARSSINWAELPGESLTYRVAADVDGNGAAVNSSNRLELSAPRVIQRDLEDLNGDGLTAGQLIAVSGGAMRVLANNVSPESEQANADGVFGDSEDTNGNGFQDRGIWFEPWGRGLRVTIQTQGEDRRGRPLRVTLQEVVFPRN
- a CDS encoding pyridoxine 5'-phosphate synthase, which encodes MVELGVNIDHVATLREARKGAAPDVILAAKLCEMAGAHQITVHLRQDRRHIHDRDVENLRSVLQVRMNLEMAAVDEIIAVAHRLKPHTVCLVPEKREEVTTEGGLDVEAQQDRLAVVVAGMHAHGIKASMFIDPDARQVEASAAIGADSVELHTGAYANARGADAQKELQRLAKCADLLRRFPGMALHAGHGLTVRNLRPVAELPGLREVNIGHDIIARALFIGLEAAVQEILDVLEMYGEED